A region of Onychomys torridus chromosome 10, mOncTor1.1, whole genome shotgun sequence DNA encodes the following proteins:
- the Bst1 gene encoding ADP-ribosyl cyclase/cyclic ADP-ribose hydrolase 2 isoform X3, whose protein sequence is MAAQGCAWTLWLWLSLLLPLLLAPRAAAARWSGEGTTPHLQSIFLGRCAEYTTLLSLQPGNKNCTAIWEAFKVVLDKDPCSVLPSDYDLFINLSRHAIPRDKSLFWENNHLLVTSFAENTRRLMPLCDVLYGRVGDFLSWCRQENASGLDYQSCPMSEDCENNAVDSYWKSASMQYSRDSSGVINVMLNGSEPKGAYPVKGFFADFEIPYLQKDKITRIEIWVMHDVGGPKVESCGEGSVKILEDRLEALGFQHSCIDDYPYS, encoded by the exons ATGGCCGCCCAGGGATGCGCGTGGactctgtggctgtggctgtccctgctgctgccgctgctgctggcGCCGAGAGCTGCCGCAGCGCGGTGGAGCGGGGAGGGCACCACGCCGCATTTGCAAAGCATCTTCCTGGGCCGCTGCGCAGAGTACACCACGCTGCTGAGCCTCCAGCCTGG GAACAAAAACTGCACAGCCATCTGGGAAGCCTTCAAGGTGGTGCTAGACAAGGACCCCTGCTCTGTGCTTCCCTCAGACTATGACCTCTTCATTAACCTCTCCAGGCACGCCATTCCGAGAGACAAG TCGCTGTTCTGGGAGAATAACCACCTACTCGTTACCAGCTTTGCAGAGAACACCCGTCGCCTCATGCCCCTGTGCGACGTTCTGTATGGCCGGGTTGGAGATTTTCTGAGTTGGTGTCGACAGGAAAATGCCTCTG GACTTGATTACCagtcctgtcccatgtcagaagactGTGAAAACAATGCTGTGGACTCCTATTGGAAAAGTGCATCCATGCAG TATTCCAGAGACAGTTCTGGGGTGATCAATGTCATGCTGAATGGCTCAGAGCCCAAAGGAGCCTATCCTGTGAAAGG GTTTTTTGCAGATTTTGAAATCCCATACTTACAAAAGGATAAAATCACAAGAATTGAGATCTGGGTCATGCATGACGTCGGGGGACCCAAAGT GGAATCCTGTGGCGAAGGCAGTGTGAAAATCCTGGAAGACAGACTGGAGGCCTTGGGGTTCCAGCACAGTTGTATCGATGACTACCC GTATTCATGA
- the Bst1 gene encoding ADP-ribosyl cyclase/cyclic ADP-ribose hydrolase 2 isoform X1 gives MAAQGCAWTLWLWLSLLLPLLLAPRAAAARWSGEGTTPHLQSIFLGRCAEYTTLLSLQPGNKNCTAIWEAFKVVLDKDPCSVLPSDYDLFINLSRHAIPRDKSLFWENNHLLVTSFAENTRRLMPLCDVLYGRVGDFLSWCRQENASGLDYQSCPMSEDCENNAVDSYWKSASMQYSRDSSGVINVMLNGSEPKGAYPVKGFFADFEIPYLQKDKITRIEIWVMHDVGGPKVESCGEGSVKILEDRLEALGFQHSCIDDYPPVKFLMCVDHTTHPDCVMNSASASLWRESPSFYLIRDASLVISLLVALTSTSQYD, from the exons ATGGCCGCCCAGGGATGCGCGTGGactctgtggctgtggctgtccctgctgctgccgctgctgctggcGCCGAGAGCTGCCGCAGCGCGGTGGAGCGGGGAGGGCACCACGCCGCATTTGCAAAGCATCTTCCTGGGCCGCTGCGCAGAGTACACCACGCTGCTGAGCCTCCAGCCTGG GAACAAAAACTGCACAGCCATCTGGGAAGCCTTCAAGGTGGTGCTAGACAAGGACCCCTGCTCTGTGCTTCCCTCAGACTATGACCTCTTCATTAACCTCTCCAGGCACGCCATTCCGAGAGACAAG TCGCTGTTCTGGGAGAATAACCACCTACTCGTTACCAGCTTTGCAGAGAACACCCGTCGCCTCATGCCCCTGTGCGACGTTCTGTATGGCCGGGTTGGAGATTTTCTGAGTTGGTGTCGACAGGAAAATGCCTCTG GACTTGATTACCagtcctgtcccatgtcagaagactGTGAAAACAATGCTGTGGACTCCTATTGGAAAAGTGCATCCATGCAG TATTCCAGAGACAGTTCTGGGGTGATCAATGTCATGCTGAATGGCTCAGAGCCCAAAGGAGCCTATCCTGTGAAAGG GTTTTTTGCAGATTTTGAAATCCCATACTTACAAAAGGATAAAATCACAAGAATTGAGATCTGGGTCATGCATGACGTCGGGGGACCCAAAGT GGAATCCTGTGGCGAAGGCAGTGTGAAAATCCTGGAAGACAGACTGGAGGCCTTGGGGTTCCAGCACAGTTGTATCGATGACTACCC ACCGGTGAAGTTCTTAATGTGTGTGGATCACACCACTCACCCAGACTGTGTCATGAACTC AGCCTCAGCATCTCTGTGGAGGGAGAGCCCATCTTTTTATCTGATAAGGGATGCCAGCCTTGTCATTTCTCTCTTAGTGGCTTTGACTTCAACTTCTCAATATGATTAG
- the Bst1 gene encoding ADP-ribosyl cyclase/cyclic ADP-ribose hydrolase 2 isoform X2: MAAQGCAWTLWLWLSLLLPLLLAPRAAAARWSGEGTTPHLQSIFLGRCAEYTTLLSLQPGNKNCTAIWEAFKVVLDKDPCSVLPSDYDLFINLSRHAIPRDKSLFWENNHLLVTSFAENTRRLMPLCDVLYGRVGDFLSWCRQENASGLDYQSCPMSEDCENNAVDSYWKSASMQYSRDSSGVINVMLNGSEPKGAYPVKGESCGEGSVKILEDRLEALGFQHSCIDDYPPVKFLMCVDHTTHPDCVMNSASASLWRESPSFYLIRDASLVISLLVALTSTSQYD, encoded by the exons ATGGCCGCCCAGGGATGCGCGTGGactctgtggctgtggctgtccctgctgctgccgctgctgctggcGCCGAGAGCTGCCGCAGCGCGGTGGAGCGGGGAGGGCACCACGCCGCATTTGCAAAGCATCTTCCTGGGCCGCTGCGCAGAGTACACCACGCTGCTGAGCCTCCAGCCTGG GAACAAAAACTGCACAGCCATCTGGGAAGCCTTCAAGGTGGTGCTAGACAAGGACCCCTGCTCTGTGCTTCCCTCAGACTATGACCTCTTCATTAACCTCTCCAGGCACGCCATTCCGAGAGACAAG TCGCTGTTCTGGGAGAATAACCACCTACTCGTTACCAGCTTTGCAGAGAACACCCGTCGCCTCATGCCCCTGTGCGACGTTCTGTATGGCCGGGTTGGAGATTTTCTGAGTTGGTGTCGACAGGAAAATGCCTCTG GACTTGATTACCagtcctgtcccatgtcagaagactGTGAAAACAATGCTGTGGACTCCTATTGGAAAAGTGCATCCATGCAG TATTCCAGAGACAGTTCTGGGGTGATCAATGTCATGCTGAATGGCTCAGAGCCCAAAGGAGCCTATCCTGTGAAAGG GGAATCCTGTGGCGAAGGCAGTGTGAAAATCCTGGAAGACAGACTGGAGGCCTTGGGGTTCCAGCACAGTTGTATCGATGACTACCC ACCGGTGAAGTTCTTAATGTGTGTGGATCACACCACTCACCCAGACTGTGTCATGAACTC AGCCTCAGCATCTCTGTGGAGGGAGAGCCCATCTTTTTATCTGATAAGGGATGCCAGCCTTGTCATTTCTCTCTTAGTGGCTTTGACTTCAACTTCTCAATATGATTAG